A stretch of the Nitratifractor salsuginis DSM 16511 genome encodes the following:
- a CDS encoding DMT family transporter → MQEPRQATLFYLLMILAMVGWGASWVHVKYLSSFLTIHEIIFYRYLLTALSMIPVLLWLGLSWRIELKSLLLTLVSSGIMILYTWLFIAGTKLGTAGLGGAFVTTLIPILTFLLSALIAHRRLTRRQLFALGLGALGVMTILNVWSFRSGDIFRLENLYFVLAALCWAILTLVSAKIAGRIEPLVYSFYMYLGVTVLEALFFTEFSTDLGTLGTLPWANLLLLALFSTTFATSIYFIGGKKLGADRISSFTFLVPFSAIGLSALFLDEPITWGMALGTPLALAAIWMLQCSSSR, encoded by the coding sequence ATGCAAGAGCCCAGACAAGCGACCCTCTTCTATCTGCTGATGATCCTGGCTATGGTCGGATGGGGCGCTTCCTGGGTGCACGTCAAATACCTCAGCAGCTTTCTGACGATCCACGAAATTATCTTCTACCGTTACCTCTTGACCGCCCTGAGTATGATCCCGGTGCTTCTCTGGCTCGGCCTCTCCTGGCGGATCGAGCTCAAAAGCCTGTTGCTGACCCTGGTGAGCTCGGGGATCATGATCCTCTACACCTGGCTCTTCATCGCCGGGACCAAGCTGGGCACCGCCGGGCTGGGCGGCGCTTTCGTCACCACCCTCATCCCGATCCTCACCTTTCTCCTCAGCGCCCTGATCGCACACAGGCGGCTGACACGGCGGCAGCTCTTCGCCCTGGGGCTGGGGGCATTGGGCGTGATGACCATCCTCAATGTCTGGAGCTTTCGGTCCGGGGATATCTTTCGCCTGGAAAATCTCTACTTCGTCCTGGCGGCTCTATGCTGGGCGATTCTCACCCTCGTCAGTGCCAAAATCGCCGGCAGGATCGAACCCCTGGTCTACAGCTTTTATATGTATCTGGGGGTGACGGTACTCGAAGCACTCTTTTTCACCGAATTCAGTACCGATCTGGGCACTCTGGGGACCCTCCCCTGGGCCAACCTCCTGCTGCTGGCACTCTTTAGCACCACCTTCGCCACTTCGATCTACTTCATCGGCGGCAAAAAACTGGGGGCTGACCGCATCAGCAGCTTCACCTTCCTCGTGCCTTTCAGCGCCATCGGACTGAGCGCCCTCTTTTTGGATGAGCCGATCACCTGGGGGATGGCACTGGGCACGCCCCTGGCGCTGGCGGCGATCTGGATGCTGCAGTGTTCCTCCTCCCGCTGA
- a CDS encoding fumarylacetoacetate hydrolase family protein — protein sequence MNTIQMGKELLTPSKVVCIGRNYVEHIEELGNEMPEDMVIFNKPNSAVTDTLRAFRPDTRFEGELCLLIRSGEIAGIGFGLDLTHAEIQNRLKAKGLPWERAKAFDGAAVLSHFVPFEGKLEDLRFELYHNGKLAQHASYDLMIYKPQKMLREIQSFMTLEDGDIIMTGTPKGVSTYERSDRFIATVYEGEREIVQAEWICQ from the coding sequence ATGAATACGATCCAAATGGGAAAAGAGCTCCTCACCCCGAGCAAAGTGGTCTGTATCGGCCGAAACTACGTCGAGCATATCGAAGAGTTGGGCAACGAAATGCCTGAGGATATGGTCATCTTCAACAAACCCAACTCCGCCGTCACCGATACGCTGCGCGCCTTCAGGCCCGATACCCGTTTCGAAGGGGAGCTCTGCCTTTTGATAAGAAGCGGCGAAATCGCAGGGATCGGCTTCGGCCTGGATTTGACCCACGCCGAGATCCAAAACCGCCTCAAAGCCAAGGGACTACCCTGGGAACGGGCCAAAGCCTTCGACGGGGCGGCGGTATTGAGCCATTTTGTCCCCTTTGAGGGAAAACTGGAGGATCTGCGTTTCGAACTCTATCACAACGGAAAATTGGCCCAACACGCCTCTTATGACCTGATGATTTACAAACCCCAGAAGATGCTCCGGGAGATCCAAAGCTTTATGACCCTGGAGGATGGAGACATCATTATGACCGGAACGCCAAAGGGTGTTTCAACCTATGAGCGGAGCGACCGTTTCATCGCGACGGTCTATGAAGGAGAGAGGGAAATCGTACAGGCAGAGTGGATCTGCCAATAA
- a CDS encoding NCS2 family permease, whose translation MLQRFKLAEKGTNVRTELIAGLTTFLTMMYIVPVNGFIMADAGLPMPAVITATALITILATAFNGFWSNTPVAMSVGMGLNAYFTYGLVLGMKLPWQTALGIVFLSGVIFVLLSFTRFRVWIMHSIPMDLRRAISAGIGAFIAFIGLKQLGIIVPSKATLVSLGHLGSPEVLLGIFGLFLTLILYIYRVKGAFILGVLLTSVVAWVTGLGKLPEGLLSMPASIAPIAFKLDVVSALSLSLLPVIITFLVTDMFDTLGTLTAVGARAGLFQEGDDPDRALEKTFEADAVATVTGSLLGVSTTTSFIESASGVEAGGRTGLTAIFTAAFFILTLFMLPIFKAIPGPAIYPVLVIVGILMFTELGKMDFGAMDLATASAAFFTVLLMPLTYSITNGLAAGFVAYTLLKLAQGKFSELNVGVYLITLISLIVFILH comes from the coding sequence TTGCTCCAACGTTTCAAACTGGCTGAAAAAGGAACCAACGTACGAACCGAGCTGATTGCCGGCTTGACCACCTTTTTGACCATGATGTATATCGTCCCGGTCAACGGATTCATCATGGCCGACGCGGGATTGCCTATGCCCGCGGTGATCACCGCCACCGCCCTCATCACCATCCTCGCCACCGCTTTCAACGGCTTTTGGAGCAACACTCCTGTGGCAATGAGCGTGGGGATGGGGCTCAATGCCTACTTCACCTACGGCCTGGTTCTGGGGATGAAGCTCCCCTGGCAGACGGCTCTGGGAATCGTCTTTCTCTCCGGGGTGATCTTCGTGCTCCTCTCCTTTACCCGCTTTCGGGTTTGGATCATGCACTCGATCCCTATGGACCTGCGCCGAGCCATCAGCGCGGGAATCGGGGCTTTCATCGCCTTTATCGGCCTCAAGCAGCTGGGCATCATCGTCCCCAGTAAAGCCACCCTTGTAAGTCTGGGACATTTGGGATCTCCCGAAGTACTACTGGGGATCTTCGGACTCTTTTTGACGCTGATCCTCTATATCTACCGGGTCAAGGGGGCTTTTATCCTCGGTGTCCTGCTCACTTCCGTCGTCGCCTGGGTCACGGGGCTTGGGAAACTGCCGGAGGGGCTGCTGAGTATGCCCGCCTCCATCGCACCCATCGCCTTCAAGCTCGATGTGGTCTCCGCCCTCAGTCTCTCCCTTTTACCGGTCATTATCACCTTTTTGGTAACCGATATGTTTGATACTCTGGGAACCCTCACCGCCGTCGGAGCCCGGGCGGGGCTTTTCCAGGAGGGAGATGACCCCGACAGAGCGCTGGAAAAAACGTTTGAAGCCGATGCCGTCGCCACGGTCACCGGGTCGCTGCTGGGGGTTTCCACCACGACCAGCTTCATCGAATCGGCCAGCGGAGTCGAAGCGGGCGGACGCACCGGCCTGACGGCTATCTTTACCGCCGCTTTCTTCATCCTGACCCTCTTTATGCTGCCGATCTTCAAGGCGATCCCTGGACCCGCCATCTATCCCGTCCTGGTCATCGTGGGGATCTTGATGTTCACCGAGCTGGGCAAGATGGACTTCGGCGCCATGGACCTCGCTACCGCCAGCGCTGCCTTTTTCACGGTGCTGCTTATGCCGCTGACCTACTCCATCACCAACGGTCTGGCCGCCGGGTTTGTCGCTTATACACTCCTCAAGCTGGCCCAGGGGAAATTCTCCGAACTCAATGTGGGGGTCTACCTCATCACTCTGATCAGTCTGATCGTTTTCATCCTGCATTAA
- a CDS encoding phosphoribosyltransferase — MDKYYYGYEEFLYDIRTLHQMIRSYGPDTLLAVARGGLTMGHFLANAMDTRRLFALNSIHYNGTKKLETMEIFNIPDLSDARKVLILDDIADSGETLVAVLEKLQERYPEVQFKIATLFHKPESLIRPDFTLKEPPAWIDFFWEVDPL; from the coding sequence ATGGATAAATACTACTACGGATACGAAGAGTTCCTCTACGATATCCGCACGCTTCATCAGATGATCCGCTCTTATGGGCCCGACACCCTCCTGGCCGTGGCGAGGGGAGGATTGACGATGGGGCATTTCCTGGCCAACGCTATGGATACGCGACGCCTCTTCGCTCTCAACTCCATCCACTACAACGGCACGAAGAAGCTCGAAACCATGGAAATCTTCAACATCCCCGATCTCTCTGACGCCAGGAAAGTCCTCATCCTCGACGACATCGCCGACAGCGGAGAGACCCTCGTGGCAGTCCTGGAAAAGCTCCAAGAACGCTACCCCGAAGTCCAATTCAAAATCGCAACCCTCTTTCACAAGCCCGAATCCCTCATCCGCCCCGACTTCACCCTCAAAGAGCCTCCCGCCTGGATCGACTTTTTCTGGGAAGTGGACCCGCTCTAA
- a CDS encoding amino acid ABC transporter substrate-binding protein — protein sequence MMKKLLKLSAVAALATATLATAGTLDDVKKAGILKCGVNTGLPGFSEADSKGQWRGLDVDYCRALAAVVLGDASKVKYVPLNAKERFTALQSGEIDVLSRNTTNTETRDTSLGINFTGVMYYDGQGFMVPKSLGVKSAKELDGATVCIQAGTTTELNLADYFRANHMKFKAITFDTNDQVTKAFEAGRCDVLTTDASGLYATRTKLANPEKYVVLPEIISKEPLAPAVRHGDDQWFDIAKWTRNALLTAEEKGITMANVDEAKAKSTDPEVKRLLSVEGKMCDNLKLEKGCFYNAIKQVGNYGEIFERNVGVKTPLKIQRGLNALWTQGGLQYSPPFR from the coding sequence ATGATGAAAAAATTACTCAAGCTCTCCGCGGTCGCCGCACTGGCGACTGCGACCCTGGCGACGGCCGGAACTCTCGATGACGTCAAAAAGGCCGGCATCCTCAAGTGCGGGGTCAACACCGGACTCCCCGGCTTCAGCGAAGCCGATTCCAAGGGTCAGTGGCGTGGACTGGACGTAGACTACTGCCGGGCCCTGGCCGCCGTCGTCCTGGGCGACGCTTCCAAGGTCAAGTATGTCCCCCTCAACGCCAAAGAGCGCTTCACCGCACTGCAGAGCGGTGAGATCGATGTCCTCTCCCGGAATACTACCAATACCGAGACTCGGGATACTTCTCTGGGGATCAATTTCACCGGCGTAATGTACTACGACGGTCAGGGCTTTATGGTTCCCAAGTCTCTGGGAGTCAAAAGCGCCAAAGAACTCGACGGTGCCACCGTCTGTATCCAGGCCGGTACCACAACCGAACTCAACCTGGCCGACTATTTCCGCGCCAACCATATGAAGTTCAAGGCAATCACCTTCGATACCAACGATCAGGTGACCAAAGCTTTCGAAGCGGGACGCTGTGACGTTCTCACCACCGATGCTTCCGGCCTCTACGCCACCCGGACCAAGTTGGCCAACCCCGAAAAATATGTCGTTCTTCCCGAGATCATCTCCAAAGAGCCCCTGGCACCTGCCGTCCGTCACGGTGATGATCAGTGGTTCGACATCGCCAAGTGGACCCGCAACGCTCTGCTGACGGCGGAAGAGAAGGGAATCACTATGGCCAATGTCGACGAAGCCAAAGCCAAGAGCACCGATCCCGAAGTCAAGCGCCTGCTCAGTGTCGAGGGCAAAATGTGTGACAACCTCAAACTCGAGAAAGGCTGCTTCTACAATGCCATCAAGCAGGTCGGCAACTACGGAGAGATCTTCGAGCGCAACGTCGGCGTCAAAACCCCGCTCAAGATCCAGCGCGGCCTCAATGCCCTCTGGACCCAGGGCGGCCTGCAGTACTCTCCCCCGTTCCGCTAA
- a CDS encoding amino acid ABC transporter permease, whose translation MPSFLRDEKIRGILYQIIAITLFVGFLFYIAQNTAHNIEQRGIKTGFAFLHDTAGFDITESPIPFTPASTHLKVFEVGLLNTLIVSFWGIVFSSLIGLLIGIWRLSPNWLINRIAAAYIETFRNIPVLLQILFWYNVVLATLPSTRHSLNFFNAVFINNRGFFMPKLVFQDGAWMIGAAIVAAIIGIIFVHRWAKKRQEETGEQFPVFLTGIILLIGLPLLAYLIAGRPVTAVYPELHGFNFRGGKTFTPEFLALLFALSIYTATFIAEAIRSGIEAVPKGQKEAATSLGLSPLQQLRLVILPQAVRIAIPSIINQYLNLIKNSSLAAAIGYPELVTIFAGTSLNQTGQALEILLITMLTYLLISLIVSLILNWFNAKMKIKER comes from the coding sequence GTGCCATCATTTTTGCGCGACGAAAAGATCCGCGGTATTCTCTACCAGATCATCGCGATCACCCTCTTTGTCGGCTTTCTCTTCTACATCGCCCAGAATACCGCTCACAACATCGAGCAGCGGGGGATCAAGACGGGATTTGCTTTTCTCCATGACACGGCCGGATTCGACATCACCGAATCGCCGATCCCCTTCACCCCCGCCAGCACCCATCTGAAGGTCTTCGAAGTCGGTCTACTCAATACCCTCATCGTCTCTTTCTGGGGAATCGTTTTCAGCTCCCTTATCGGCTTGCTCATCGGTATTTGGCGCCTCTCGCCCAACTGGCTCATCAACCGGATCGCCGCCGCTTACATCGAAACATTCCGGAACATCCCCGTGCTCCTGCAGATCCTTTTCTGGTACAACGTCGTTTTGGCCACCCTCCCCTCCACCCGGCACAGCCTCAACTTTTTCAATGCCGTTTTCATCAACAACCGGGGCTTCTTTATGCCCAAACTCGTCTTCCAGGATGGAGCATGGATGATCGGAGCCGCCATCGTCGCGGCGATCATCGGGATCATCTTCGTCCATCGCTGGGCGAAAAAGCGCCAGGAGGAGACCGGGGAGCAGTTTCCTGTCTTCCTCACAGGGATCATCCTCCTCATCGGCCTGCCTCTACTGGCTTACCTCATCGCCGGACGTCCCGTCACCGCCGTCTATCCGGAGCTCCACGGCTTCAACTTCAGGGGAGGCAAAACCTTTACCCCCGAATTCCTCGCCCTCCTCTTTGCTCTGAGTATCTATACGGCTACCTTCATCGCCGAAGCGATCCGCAGCGGAATCGAAGCGGTCCCCAAAGGGCAAAAGGAGGCGGCAACCAGCCTCGGACTCTCTCCCCTGCAGCAGCTGCGCCTGGTGATCCTGCCCCAAGCGGTGCGCATCGCCATCCCCAGCATCATCAACCAGTACCTCAACCTGATCAAAAACTCCTCTCTGGCCGCCGCGATCGGTTATCCGGAGCTGGTGACGATCTTTGCCGGTACCAGTCTCAACCAGACCGGCCAGGCCCTGGAGATCCTTTTGATCACGATGCTAACCTATCTGCTCATCAGCCTGATCGTTTCGCTGATCCTCAACTGGTTTAACGCCAAAATGAAAATCAAGGAGCGCTAA
- a CDS encoding amino acid ABC transporter permease, protein MAVYPPKQAKEPPLVERGPIAWVRHNLLSSPFNIAFTLLGLAILYWTIPPFVKWAFIDAHFAGHSKADCAGGGACWVFIKVKLDMFLFGFYPHDQLWRPKTVLASAVALVAFAKFVKGLHKFKLLLIVLFPIYAYILLHGGYFGLPVVETSKWGGLLLTLVIASVGIVLSFPIGILLALGRQSKLPIIKSLSVFYIEFVRGVPLITVLFMASVVLPLFFPEGVNFNKLARALIGITLFEAAYVAENIRSGFQAIPKGQYEAADALGLGYWQKMALVILPQAIKVTIPNLVGTFISLFKDTSLVMIIGLFDLLAMVNVTANDRDWLGMDTEGYVFVAFVFWIFTFSMSMYSKRLEKKLDTNKH, encoded by the coding sequence ATGGCCGTCTATCCTCCCAAGCAGGCCAAAGAGCCGCCTCTGGTCGAACGCGGGCCCATCGCCTGGGTTCGTCACAACCTGCTCTCCAGCCCCTTCAACATCGCCTTTACCCTTCTGGGGCTGGCGATCCTCTACTGGACCATTCCCCCCTTCGTCAAATGGGCTTTCATCGATGCCCATTTCGCCGGACACAGCAAAGCCGACTGCGCCGGCGGCGGGGCGTGTTGGGTCTTTATCAAAGTGAAGCTCGATATGTTCCTCTTCGGCTTCTACCCCCACGATCAGCTCTGGCGCCCCAAAACGGTGCTTGCCTCGGCCGTGGCCCTGGTCGCTTTCGCCAAGTTCGTCAAGGGGCTTCATAAATTCAAACTCCTTTTGATCGTGCTTTTCCCGATCTATGCCTATATCCTCCTTCACGGCGGCTATTTCGGCCTGCCTGTAGTGGAAACAAGCAAATGGGGCGGTCTGCTCCTGACTCTGGTGATCGCCTCGGTGGGGATCGTCCTCTCCTTCCCTATCGGGATCCTTTTGGCACTGGGACGTCAATCGAAGCTCCCCATCATCAAGAGCCTCAGCGTCTTCTACATCGAATTCGTCCGGGGCGTTCCTCTGATCACCGTCCTTTTCATGGCGTCGGTAGTCCTGCCCCTCTTCTTCCCCGAAGGGGTCAACTTCAACAAACTCGCCCGGGCGCTGATCGGGATCACCCTCTTCGAAGCCGCCTATGTAGCCGAGAATATCCGCTCCGGCTTCCAGGCCATCCCCAAAGGCCAATACGAAGCCGCCGACGCCCTCGGACTGGGCTATTGGCAGAAGATGGCGCTGGTCATCCTTCCCCAGGCGATCAAGGTCACCATCCCCAACCTGGTCGGAACCTTCATCAGTCTTTTCAAAGACACCTCCCTGGTGATGATCATCGGCCTCTTCGACCTGCTGGCGATGGTCAACGTCACTGCCAACGACCGGGATTGGTTGGGTATGGATACCGAAGGTTACGTCTTCGTCGCCTTCGTCTTCTGGATCTTCACCTTCAGCATGTCGATGTACTCCAAGCGGCTGGAGAAAAAACTTGATACCAACAAACACTAA
- a CDS encoding amino acid ABC transporter ATP-binding protein codes for MAKEQKTKSTIETQEENKKAESRLPAQAAEEKKGDKPKEKQLGEPIIQLQNVNKWYGDFHVLKDINLDVKKGEIVVVAGPSGSGKSTMIRCINRLEEYQEGSIKVNGIEVNNDVKNLRQVRSNVAMVFQHFNLFPHLTILENLTLAPVWVYKKPKKEAIETAMHYLEKVNIAEQANKYPNQLSGGQQQRVAIARALCKNPDIMLFDEPTSALDPEMIGEVLDVMMKLAEEGKTMVTVTHEMGFARKVADRVIFMDAGQIVEENDPETFFHHPESERLKLFLQQILNH; via the coding sequence ATGGCGAAAGAACAAAAAACGAAATCAACGATTGAGACTCAGGAAGAGAATAAAAAGGCCGAAAGCCGACTCCCGGCCCAGGCCGCAGAGGAGAAGAAGGGTGACAAGCCCAAAGAGAAGCAGCTGGGTGAGCCGATCATCCAACTGCAGAATGTCAACAAATGGTACGGGGATTTCCACGTCCTCAAAGATATCAATCTCGACGTAAAAAAAGGGGAGATCGTCGTAGTCGCCGGTCCCTCCGGGTCGGGAAAATCGACGATGATCCGCTGTATCAACCGCCTGGAAGAGTATCAGGAGGGCAGCATCAAGGTCAACGGGATCGAAGTCAACAACGATGTCAAAAACCTGCGGCAGGTCCGATCCAACGTGGCGATGGTCTTCCAGCACTTCAACCTCTTCCCCCACCTGACCATCCTCGAAAACCTCACTCTCGCCCCCGTCTGGGTCTACAAAAAACCCAAAAAAGAGGCGATCGAAACCGCGATGCACTACCTGGAAAAGGTCAACATCGCCGAACAGGCCAACAAATACCCCAATCAGCTCTCCGGGGGCCAACAGCAGCGGGTCGCCATCGCCCGGGCCCTGTGCAAAAACCCCGACATTATGCTTTTTGACGAGCCGACCTCGGCGCTGGACCCCGAGATGATCGGCGAAGTCCTCGATGTCATGATGAAACTCGCCGAAGAGGGCAAAACCATGGTCACCGTCACCCACGAAATGGGCTTCGCCCGCAAAGTGGCCGACCGGGTCATCTTTATGGACGCCGGACAGATCGTCGAAGAGAACGATCCCGAGACCTTCTTCCACCACCCCGAAAGCGAACGCCTCAAACTCTTCCTCCAGCAGATCCTCAACCACTGA
- a CDS encoding trimeric intracellular cation channel family protein, protein MLLLIAEYLGIAAFAASGFYIAVRHRLDLLGIYLSSFLTALGGGILRDLLADRLPYSLTHSLPASTGILVTSLLVWRRMHQHPWESRTLFVFIDALGMVSFAISGALAGLQAGFNIAGVTLLAFTTAVGGGILRDILINKVPYVLHGGFYGIIAIGIGLILWLLHRLGWDHPLLLTLLFITGVAIRMIAYRRSWELPRLYER, encoded by the coding sequence ATGCTGCTCCTGATCGCAGAATATCTCGGCATCGCCGCCTTCGCCGCCAGCGGCTTCTACATCGCCGTACGTCATCGTCTTGACCTGTTGGGGATCTATCTGAGCAGCTTTCTGACAGCCCTGGGGGGAGGGATCCTTCGCGACCTGCTCGCCGATCGCCTCCCCTACTCCCTGACCCACTCCCTCCCCGCTTCCACGGGCATACTGGTCACCAGCCTGCTGGTCTGGAGACGAATGCATCAGCACCCCTGGGAATCCCGGACTCTTTTTGTCTTTATCGACGCGTTGGGAATGGTCTCTTTCGCTATCTCGGGTGCCCTTGCAGGCTTGCAAGCCGGGTTCAACATCGCCGGCGTCACCCTCCTCGCCTTCACCACCGCCGTCGGAGGCGGAATCCTCAGGGACATCCTCATCAACAAAGTCCCCTACGTCCTCCACGGCGGCTTCTACGGCATTATCGCCATCGGGATCGGGCTGATCCTCTGGCTTCTCCACCGACTCGGATGGGACCACCCCCTCCTCCTGACGCTGCTCTTCATCACGGGAGTCGCGATACGTATGATCGCCTACCGTCGGAGCTGGGAATTGCCAAGGCTCTATGAACGATAG
- a CDS encoding H-type lectin domain-containing protein yields MKKIITLLFILVLLPLSLFGWKMESGTITLPETTTGSTTWQHVTFKQSYDAAPLVFAMPNEGSGYDGDDPAALRIKNVTTTGFDIVQVEAEGQDGPHPEMMPIHYLAMDAGEHTLPDGTKIIAGTVDTTAHQGKNTSGRSWETVTFSSSFASTPIVLGMIQTVNNEQNQIPGDVSVPWMVTAISNIDLDGFDTALDMVKTDEGTIKSNETIAYLAIPEGVSGVFYDSNGTCRKIAYETDLITDVKGWDNGCYIQDFNQAYSSAPNVIGNMQTRNGGDGGWLRRCSLSETQIGVTVDEDVYRNRKHGKGENAGLLIFSEDFTYDSTVNTTHCDLSAEYRLDECYWLGSGNFDVIDSVGGNDAEAYNDAQPDRNDAIVNFSGDFVSDRYAQTENSISISSEWTFSLWMKFPLDAAGHQDFSSDSLGFDYYFSTGSLNGRGDLPAFTLDGTDLGWAVYDEDGDLTVQDLDDSINDAGWKMVTFVKHSDDTTDLYINGQFIDSIDLGTDGDFMYLFTSDDNVTGQTLSTKVDEVKLWNRALSAQEIQEIYNNESSGKNYDGTSREPVSCSASIAANTWELVGIPADFRNPNNTKKTVADIFGDDMNGTYGTDWRVYRRDYSDSNNSSSYTFLDTNDPLEFGKAYWLGSKLDSRWSENGAVAVDYNSTNPDCPAARCVEIDLKSVSLNFGPPDNDPDDGTGPYRYNMTGFVGKSPVDWADCRFIVDGAAYTPSAFENAGYGSKQIWQYNPGDGNADSNGYTTCDDTTPGSCKLEPYKGFWVELHGPSKGKTIKLLIPKE; encoded by the coding sequence GTGAAAAAAATTATCACATTACTTTTTATTCTGGTACTACTCCCTTTATCACTCTTTGGATGGAAAATGGAGAGTGGGACGATTACCCTTCCCGAGACGACAACGGGTTCGACGACGTGGCAGCACGTGACCTTCAAGCAGAGCTATGATGCTGCGCCGCTGGTCTTTGCCATGCCCAACGAAGGGAGCGGCTATGACGGGGATGACCCGGCGGCACTGCGCATCAAAAATGTAACGACTACGGGCTTCGATATCGTGCAGGTAGAAGCAGAGGGGCAGGATGGCCCCCACCCCGAAATGATGCCCATTCACTATTTGGCAATGGATGCGGGAGAGCATACACTGCCGGATGGCACGAAGATCATAGCGGGGACAGTTGATACCACCGCGCATCAGGGGAAAAACACTTCGGGAAGGAGTTGGGAAACGGTAACTTTTTCCTCCTCTTTTGCATCGACCCCGATTGTCCTAGGGATGATCCAAACGGTGAATAACGAGCAGAATCAAATTCCTGGGGATGTTTCCGTTCCCTGGATGGTGACGGCGATAAGTAATATCGATTTGGATGGTTTTGATACGGCTCTGGATATGGTCAAAACAGATGAGGGTACGATAAAAAGCAACGAAACGATTGCCTATCTGGCTATACCGGAAGGCGTATCCGGAGTGTTCTATGACAGCAATGGCACTTGTCGGAAAATCGCTTATGAAACGGATTTGATAACGGATGTGAAAGGGTGGGATAACGGATGTTATATCCAGGATTTTAACCAGGCCTATAGCAGCGCTCCCAATGTGATCGGTAATATGCAGACAAGAAATGGAGGAGATGGGGGTTGGCTGCGACGGTGCAGTCTCAGCGAAACCCAAATCGGGGTGACCGTGGATGAGGATGTGTATAGGAACCGGAAACACGGAAAAGGTGAAAATGCGGGACTGCTCATATTTTCTGAAGATTTCACCTACGATTCAACCGTCAATACAACACATTGTGATTTAAGTGCCGAATACCGTCTTGATGAGTGTTACTGGCTGGGAAGCGGCAATTTCGATGTGATCGATTCGGTTGGAGGGAACGATGCGGAAGCCTACAACGATGCACAGCCAGACCGGAACGATGCTATTGTGAATTTCAGCGGTGATTTCGTTTCAGATCGTTATGCACAAACAGAAAATTCGATTTCAATCTCATCGGAATGGACCTTTTCTCTCTGGATGAAGTTCCCACTTGATGCAGCAGGGCATCAGGACTTTTCAAGTGATTCATTGGGTTTTGATTACTATTTTTCGACCGGTTCATTGAATGGGAGAGGGGACCTCCCGGCCTTTACGCTTGATGGTACAGATTTGGGATGGGCAGTATATGATGAAGATGGAGACTTGACTGTACAGGATCTCGATGACAGTATCAACGATGCTGGTTGGAAGATGGTTACTTTTGTGAAACATAGTGACGATACTACCGATCTTTATATAAACGGTCAATTCATCGACTCCATAGATCTGGGAACCGATGGTGATTTTATGTATCTTTTCACCAGTGATGATAATGTAACGGGACAAACTCTTTCAACAAAAGTCGATGAGGTTAAACTCTGGAATCGGGCACTGAGTGCCCAGGAGATCCAGGAAATTTACAATAACGAATCCAGCGGGAAGAATTATGATGGCACAAGCAGGGAGCCGGTGAGCTGCAGCGCTTCCATCGCGGCTAATACCTGGGAGCTGGTCGGTATTCCCGCCGATTTCCGAAACCCGAACAATACCAAAAAGACAGTCGCGGACATTTTCGGTGATGATATGAACGGAACGTATGGGACAGATTGGCGGGTCTATCGTAGGGACTACAGTGACAGCAATAACTCATCCTCGTATACCTTTCTTGACACCAATGATCCGCTGGAATTCGGAAAAGCCTATTGGCTGGGGAGTAAACTGGACAGTCGTTGGAGCGAAAACGGTGCAGTGGCGGTCGATTACAATTCGACCAACCCCGACTGCCCCGCTGCCCGCTGCGTCGAAATTGACCTCAAAAGCGTTTCACTGAATTTCGGCCCTCCCGACAATGATCCCGATGATGGGACGGGTCCTTATCGATACAATATGACCGGTTTTGTAGGCAAGTCGCCTGTGGATTGGGCTGACTGCCGTTTTATCGTCGACGGGGCTGCTTATACGCCGAGTGCTTTTGAAAATGCGGGGTACGGTTCTAAACAGATTTGGCAATATAATCCCGGCGACGGCAATGCCGACAGTAATGGGTACACCACCTGTGACGATACGACTCCGGGTAGTTGTAAACTCGAACCCTACAAGGGATTCTGGGTGGAGTTGCACGGCCCGAGCAAGGGTAAAACGATCAAACTACTGATCCCGAAGGAGTAG